The sequence below is a genomic window from Sorangiineae bacterium MSr12523.
GTGGCGGAGCGCATGACCAGCCTTCCGGCATCGAGCGGCGCGGGACGGAGCACCGCCATGGCGTTTTGCGATCTCCTCGCCGAGTATTCGCAGCGCGATGTTCTGGCGCAATTGCGGGCCCACGGCGAGTGGCTTCGCGCCGACGACGTTGGCTGGAGTGCCGCCTTCACGCCATTGCTCGCGCACCGGCGCTTCGTCCGGGCGCTCCTCTGGTCTCGGGGCTGGCGCGACCGAAGGCAGGCGTCCCCCGAGCATTTGCACGATTTGGCGCTCGCATTGCGGGCGCTCGGCTTTCGCGGAAACGCCATCGCCGTGAGCCGGGCCGCCCTACGCCGCGACGACTGCGAGCCTCGAGCACTCACCGGCCACCGCGCATGGCTCGCCTTCGAAGAGGCCGTGGCCAAACGGCCGTCGGAGGCGAATTCCCTATTGGCGGCCATCGACGACGCGGTCGAAGAAGGCGTGGACGATAGCGCGTACCCCGCCATTTCGAGGCAGGTCGCCCATCTCGCCCGGGCGCTGGTCGACGTGCAAACCGGCTCGGCATCGGACCGATCCAAAAAGATCACATTGGCGCGGGAGGCGATTCAATCGCTCACCGGGAATCCGCGCACGCGCACCTTCGTATCCGGCGTCGCGAGGCGGGCACGTTTTCACTTGGTGTGGTACGGCCAATTCGGCGCCCTGTTCGACGGCCACGTTCCGTCGATTCGCTCGTTGAAAAAGGGCTGGATCCCCATCGTCATCGTGCTCCTCACGGCGATTCGCTTGTCCAACGATGACAACAAGTTCCGTCTGGTCGCGATTGCCCTCTTGGGCCCCATCATGGCCCTCGTCGTCCTTTTCCTGGCGGTCCGCGCCATGTTTGCGAGGCACTGAGCATGTCGCGCCTTCTAGAAGCCACACGCAAGCGCTTTGGGGCAGCTCCCCGTTCTCTCTCCCTCCGCGTAGGCGCGCCTACATGGCTCGGCGAAAACGACGCCCTGGCCACCGCCCATCGGCAATATCCAAGGCTCCTCAGCGAGGGCCATATCGTACTGGGCTACGTGGTCATGGCGAACGTCGCCATGTTTCGACTCGGCCCCGACTCCCTTCCAGGCTTCGTCCTCCATCCGCGCGATCCAGCCCTGGTCGTCGAACTCGACGAACTCGAGCGGGCCGGCGAAGCCATCGCGGCGATTCGAGACTTGGAGCCGGTCGACAAAGACCTGGACCAACTGGCCAGCCTCCTCCGAGCTGGTCACGAGCGCTTCTTCTCCCTTCCCGTACCACCGGCATTGACACAGGGGCGCCCGCTGTTCGTCTCCAGTGCCCTTCTCTACCGCGCCCACCTGCCGATACCGCGATTGGTGGCAAAACTATTGCCCATGCTCGTCTGCAAAGGCCTCAAGGAAGTGGCGCCTCTCCCGGCCTCGTGCTGGGCACCGGACCTGCTCGACGCCTGGAACGATATGGCGGCCATTTAGGACGCCAATAGAGGCCTTACGAGCTCGATGAGGGCCTGGCGCAGCCAGCGGTGCAGTGGATCGTCCTCCGAGCGCACGTGCCACACCAAGGACAAATCGAGTTGGGGCGTGGGCAATGGCGGCGGGAAGAGGTGGAACCGGCCGTCGGCCGCGGCTCGTTTGGCGGTGCGCGTGGGCAATGTGGTGACGAAATCGGTATTTGCAATCACCTCGGGGGCGATGAGAAAGTGCGGCACGATGGCAGCGACGCGCCGGCTCAGGCCACGTTCGGCGAGCACGGTGTCCATCATGGCGGGCCCCCGGCCCTGAGGGGAAACGAGGACATGGCCATACGAGATGTATTCGCGCACCGTGGGCCGTTTTTTCTTGGCCAATGGGTGCCCTCGACGAACCATGCCGGTCATCGTATCCACGAAGAGCGGGGCCACGCGTAAACTGGAATCCGCTCGTACGAAGGGGGCCAATACGACGTCGGCATCGCCCGAATTCAGGTGTTCGGCGACATCCGAGACCAGCGGTTGCACGCGCACGGTCACGCCCGGCGCACTCGATGCAAGCTCCCGAACGAGGGCCGGCACGAGCAGCATTTGCGTGTAATCGCTGGTCACGACATTCCACGTCAGCAATGCCGACTTCGGATCGAACTCGGAGCCGGCGAGCAACGCGCGCACGCCATCGAGCATGGCCTCGAGACGGCCGCTCATGGCGAGCGTTCGCTTCGTGGGCACCATGCCATCGCGCGTGCGCACGAACAATGGATCGTCGAAGAGCACGCGAAGCCTACCCAGCGCCGAACTCGTGGCCGACTGCGACAGGCCCACCCGCCGAGCCGCCCGCGTCACATTTCGCTCTTTGATGAGCGCATCGAGCACCGTGAGCAGGTTCAAGTCGACCGCGGATATATTCATCGATGCAATAGTATCATACCATTATCCACGTGGTAGATAAGTGAGATTCATTCTATGGTTTGGACTCATACGGCACCGCTCCCTAGACAGAAGCTCATGAATGTCTTTCTGACCGGGGGCACGGGTTACATCGGCGGGGCCGTGGCGGGGGAACTCGAACGAGCCGGCCACCGCGTCCGACCCTTGGTGCACCGGCCGGAAAAAGTGAGCGAGCAGGGTGCGCTGGGACGCGAGGTCGTCGAGGGAAGCCTCCACGATCCCGTGCTCCTGGAGACCGCCGCGCGACGGGCGGATGCCGTCATCCACACCGCGTCCACCAATGGTCCCGACGCGGGCGAGGTGGATCTCCTCGCCGTGCGCGCGATCCTCGCCGGGCTCAACGGCACGGGTAAGCTGTTCATCTACACCAGCGGTTCCTGGGTCTACGGAAACACCGGCGAAGCCATGGTGGACGAGACCTCGCCCTTGGCCCCCGCGGCACTCGTCGCATGGCGGGTACCGGTGGAGGACGAGATCCTCGCCGCCGCGCGCGAGCGCAATGTTCGGGCGGTGGTCATTCGCCCCACCATCGTGTACGGACGCGGAGGCGGCATTCCAGGGCTGCTGGTCGCCAACGGCCGTCGAGACGGTATCGTGCGCCACGTTGGCCCGAGCACCACGCGCTGGTCGCTCGTTCACGTCGACGATCTCGCCTCTCTCTACGTCCGCGCCCTGGAGCGCGCCCCCGCGGGCATCGTCCTCACGGCGGCAAGCGACGAGCGGCTCTCGGTGGGCGACATCGCACGCGCCGCGAGCGAAGCCGCCGGCTACCCGGGCCGCGTCGCAGAGTGGCCGCTCGAGCGCGCGCGCGAATCCATGGGCCCCTTTGCGGATGCACTTGCGCTCACGCAACGGGTCGCCTCACCCAAGGCACGTTTGCTGTTGGGATGGGCGCCAAAAGGCCCTTCCCTTCTCGAAGATCTGCTGCGGGGTTCGTATCGCACCCGCGGGCCAGAAAAATTGATTGCATAGCTAACCATCTACGCTAGACTGGTCCCCATGTTCGAGCACTGCCTCTACTTCAACACGACCGCGCTGGCGCGCGTGGTCGAGCGGGAGTGGGCAGCCGCGTTCAAACCGTTCGACCTGACCCCGCCGCAGGCGTTCATGCTCCGGCTGGTCCTCTCCCGACCCGGCCTGTCGCCGCACGAACTCGCCTCCGAGCTGACCATCGCGCGCCCTACGGCCACACGCCTGCTCGATGGCCTGCAGAACCTCGGCTTCGTCGAGCGGCGTCAGGCCGAGTTCGACGCGCGCCATTGGGAGGTGCACCCAACGGCCGCCGCGCGAAAGATCCAAACCGCACTCCATGCGGCGAGCGGGGAGGTCACGCAGCGCATCCAGCGTGAAATCGGAAAAGAGCACTTCGCAGACACCGTTCGCAAGGTGCGAGACGTCTGCTCGGCCCTCAAATAGGGGCTGCCTTTTTATTTACCCATATGATTGCATAGCTAACTATTTACCACCCGCCGGAGATCGTCATGCCCATTCTCACCGTCAAGGTCAGCCAACCCGCGAGCCCTTCTTTGAACAAGGCCATTTCGGAAATGCTGCTCGAGCGCACCACCCGAATCCTGCGCAAGAAGCGCGAACTCACCGCCA
It includes:
- a CDS encoding LysR family transcriptional regulator encodes the protein MNISAVDLNLLTVLDALIKERNVTRAARRVGLSQSATSSALGRLRVLFDDPLFVRTRDGMVPTKRTLAMSGRLEAMLDGVRALLAGSEFDPKSALLTWNVVTSDYTQMLLVPALVRELASSAPGVTVRVQPLVSDVAEHLNSGDADVVLAPFVRADSSLRVAPLFVDTMTGMVRRGHPLAKKKRPTVREYISYGHVLVSPQGRGPAMMDTVLAERGLSRRVAAIVPHFLIAPEVIANTDFVTTLPTRTAKRAAADGRFHLFPPPLPTPQLDLSLVWHVRSEDDPLHRWLRQALIELVRPLLAS
- a CDS encoding NAD-dependent epimerase/dehydratase family protein; this translates as MNVFLTGGTGYIGGAVAGELERAGHRVRPLVHRPEKVSEQGALGREVVEGSLHDPVLLETAARRADAVIHTASTNGPDAGEVDLLAVRAILAGLNGTGKLFIYTSGSWVYGNTGEAMVDETSPLAPAALVAWRVPVEDEILAAARERNVRAVVIRPTIVYGRGGGIPGLLVANGRRDGIVRHVGPSTTRWSLVHVDDLASLYVRALERAPAGIVLTAASDERLSVGDIARAASEAAGYPGRVAEWPLERARESMGPFADALALTQRVASPKARLLLGWAPKGPSLLEDLLRGSYRTRGPEKLIA
- a CDS encoding MarR family winged helix-turn-helix transcriptional regulator; translation: MFEHCLYFNTTALARVVEREWAAAFKPFDLTPPQAFMLRLVLSRPGLSPHELASELTIARPTATRLLDGLQNLGFVERRQAEFDARHWEVHPTAAARKIQTALHAASGEVTQRIQREIGKEHFADTVRKVRDVCSALK